In Candidatus Thermoplasmatota archaeon, the sequence GGAAAAATATCGCTTTGGTAACCAGCGAAGGAAAAAGAAAACGTTCGTTTCACACGCTGCTTGAATTTGATGTAACTGATGCTCAAATGAAAATCCATGAGCTACGAAATCAAGGAGTTGACATTTCTTTTACCGGTTGGATTATTTTTTGTCTAAGTCGTGCAATCCATGAGCACCGAGAGTTAAACTGTTATCGACACGGATGGAATAAGATGCTAATTTTTGATGATGTTGATGTTGAAATGCCAATTGAACAGAAGGTTGATTCTGAGTATCGACCTCGTGCAGTCTTGATTCGAAATGCACAAACAAAAACAGTAGAAGAAATAACCCTGGAGATTCGATCTGCACAACAGGAGGTTATCAACGTTTCTGATCAGGTGCTCGGAAGAAAACTTTCTTTGGAAGAGAAACTGGTTGTGAATGCACCAACATTTTTACAAAAA encodes:
- a CDS encoding 2-oxo acid dehydrogenase subunit E2, which produces MDHIGTYEVKPFSKERKNIALVTSEGKRKRSFHTLLEFDVTDAQMKIHELRNQGVDISFTGWIIFCLSRAIHEHRELNCYRHGWNKMLIFDDVDVEMPIEQKVDSEYRPRAVLIRNAQTKTVEEITLEIRSAQQEVINVSDQVLGRKLSLEEKLVVNAPTFLQKIVLWVLRRNAFLKKKYMGTIAVTSIGMKGAFPGWLIASGGPLSLVVAVGGIVKKPGVVNDVIMVREYLYVSITFDHDIVDGGPMVRFAEQFKALLESGFGLEAKK